A single window of Moorena sp. SIOASIH DNA harbors:
- a CDS encoding universal stress protein, translating into MFQHCLICTDFSDGLYRLVEFVPSLAAGGLKKIIFCNFVALWEEGEIPRIDEEGIEQARRRLEKGLTNIPEGVEVHIEVMSGRPSDSIPKIAKRYHADVILIGTPVRSLLQEKLFGSTTATLTKECSTPLLMLRPQLISAYTCEELDLRCKHLFRYLLIPYDGTAASNYALERVKEYAKQAPDNSLKQCMLLWVVSEGGRRELSKEPQLQQAQDKLEPVKAELEELGLQVNTDVRVGNPREEILDTALEFDITAIAISSDHKGKFLDWSVRSLAGDLMRSSWHPVLFFPPQS; encoded by the coding sequence ATGTTTCAGCATTGCCTCATCTGCACCGATTTCTCCGACGGTTTATATCGGCTAGTGGAGTTTGTCCCCAGTTTAGCGGCTGGTGGGCTCAAGAAAATCATCTTCTGCAACTTTGTTGCGCTTTGGGAAGAGGGAGAAATACCTCGCATTGATGAAGAAGGAATAGAACAAGCTCGCCGCCGCTTGGAAAAGGGTTTGACCAATATACCTGAAGGGGTAGAGGTTCACATCGAAGTGATGTCAGGTCGTCCTAGTGACAGTATTCCTAAAATCGCCAAACGTTACCATGCTGATGTCATCCTGATTGGCACGCCAGTGCGCAGCTTATTACAAGAAAAGCTTTTCGGTAGCACTACAGCAACCTTGACCAAGGAATGTAGTACACCATTGCTAATGCTGCGACCACAACTGATTTCAGCTTACACCTGCGAAGAACTCGATCTACGCTGCAAACATCTATTCCGGTATTTGCTAATTCCCTATGACGGCACTGCAGCGTCGAACTATGCCTTGGAAAGGGTCAAAGAGTATGCTAAACAAGCACCAGATAACTCACTTAAGCAGTGTATGCTGTTGTGGGTAGTCAGCGAAGGGGGGCGCAGAGAATTATCTAAGGAGCCTCAGCTACAACAAGCTCAAGACAAGCTAGAACCAGTAAAAGCAGAGTTAGAAGAGCTGGGCTTACAGGTCAATACGGACGTGCGAGTGGGCAATCCCCGTGAAGAGATTTTAGACACAGCCTTAGAATTTGATATTACTGCGATCGCAATCTCTTCCGATCACAAAGGGAAATTCTTAGATTGGTCAGTGCGTAGCTTAGCCGGTGATTTAATGCGCAGCAGCTGGCACCCTGTTCTATTCTTTCCACCACAAAGCTAG